The DNA region CCAACCCGCACGAGTCATTCACTCCACGTTGCTCCGTTCAGGCCTCGGCGCGCCATGCCAGCCGCAAGGCGTGCGCAGGCTGTTTTCAATGGCCTGTCAGGCACCTCGCCTAGAAAAACCCGAACGGTTCGGTGAAGGTGAAGTCCGTACCCATCAGGGGCACGCCGGTAACGGCGCAGGACTCCAGGGTCAGGGAGCGCAGGTCTTCGCGCTCCAGGTTGCGGAGCTTGGTCTTGCCCGCGGCTTTGGCCAGAATAATAGCCTCATGGGTCATGGCCTTGATGTAATTAGCTACGCGCTGGGCTGCTTCATCCACGTCCAGGCGTGCGCGCAGCTCCGGGTCCTGGGTGCCGATACCAAAGGCGCACCGACCGCTCTGGCAGCGCTGGCACACGGTACAACCCATGGCCACCATGACGGACTGGCCCAGAGCCACGGCGTCCGCACCCAGCGCCAGGGCTTTGGCCACGTCGGCGCCGCTTTTTATGCCGCCGGAAACGATCAGGGAGACTTCATCCTTCACCCCCATTTCCTCCAGCGCGCGTGCGGCCTGCACCAGGGCCGGCAGCGTGGGGATGCCCATGTTGTCCGCAGCCACCACGGGCGCCGCGCCTGTGCCGCCTTGCGCGCCGTCCACCACCACGCCGTCCACACCGGCCTTGACCGCTATCTTGACGTCTTCGCGGACGCGTCCGGCCGCCAGCTTGAGGAAAATCGGGATGCGGTTGTCCGTGACTTCCCGGAGCTGCTCCATCTTGATGACCAGATCATCGGCTCCGAAAATATCGCCGTGGCGCGGATGGCTGTGCAGATCTATGCCTTCGGGAATTTGCCGGAATGCCGCCACTTCCTTGCTGATCTTGGAGCCCATCAGGTGTCCGGAAAGACCCGGCTTGGCGCCGATGCCGATGATGATCTCCAGCGCATCGGCCACCTCGATGGAGCGCAGGGAAAAGCCCATGCGGCTGGGCAGAATCTGCACTACCTGTTTGTAGGATTCGGCGCGCTCTTCGGGGAGCAGTCCGCCCTCGCCGTTGTTGATGGACGTGCCCACAAGTTGTGTGGCTTTGGCCAGGGCGATCTTGGCCTCCTTGGAAAGCGCGCCGTAGCTCATTCCGGAAATCAGAATGGGGGTTTCCACCACCAGCGGCTCGGAACAGTAGCGACCTCCCAGCGTGGTGCGCGTCTCGCAAGGTTCGCGGTAGGTATCCACGGACATGCGGGTCAGCTGCGAAGGCAGCACGGTTATGTCGTCGAAGGTGGGAAAAGGCCGCGGGGTTCCACAGCCGCGGATGCGGTGCGTACCATTCTCCGCCTTCCAGCGGATGTCCGAAAGCACCTCTTTGCTCCAGGTGGAATGGGGCCTTTCTTTAACCACTGCGGGTTTGTTTTTTGCTTGCTCTGTCATCAGGCTTCCGCCTTTTCAATCTTGGGGTTGAACAAGGTATAGTGGTGCCGCCCGCTGGTCATGGGCCGTAGGGACATGAACTCCGAAGCGTCGGCATCGATGGCGTATTTCTCAAAGAGCATGTTCAGGCTCTCGGCCTCCTGCTCTGATATGGGATGGAACTCCACGTTGCCGCCCAGTTTTTCTTCGGCCTGCGGGTCGCGCACGTGGATCAGACCGCGGTACATGGACTCGCCGAGCCCCTGCCCGACCTCGCCCAGCACCACAATGCGCCCGCCCATGGTCATCTGGCCGCACCAGCGTCCGGTGGAACCGCAAATGACCAGGTCGCCGCCCTTCATGCCCAGGCCGGCGCGCCCGCCCGTGTTCCCGCGGACTACGATGGTTCCGCCAATGGTGGAAGGCGCACAGTTGCTGCCGGCGTTCTTCTCCACGATGATCTCGCCACAGAGCATGTTGTCGCCGGTGTACCAACCCGTGTTGCCTTTGATGACCAGGCGCGGCCCTTCCAGAAAACCGCCGGTATAAAATCCAGTGGAGCCGTCCACCGTAATGGTGGCCTCGCCTTTCAAGGCGGTACCCAGGTTGTGGACCGAGCCCGGATGCTCCACCAGAATCTCGGCTTCTCCCGAGGCCATGCACGACTTGATCTTTTTATTGAGCTCGCGTTTCGCCAACGCGGAGGCGTCTAGAGTGACCATACGTTCACCGTCCCTGGATCCATTTCGTCTGCAAAGACGTCGTCGAAAATGGGCGTGAGGCTGATCTGCTCGGAACCGAAAAGCGTGACGCCATCCTGCTCGAAAAGAAGCAGGGGCTTGATGGCCAGCCTGTCTTTGACAAAACCCAGCTCCGTAGGCGTGGAGGCCAGGATGGTGAAAATGCCGTCCAGATCTTCCAATGACGCGGCAAGCGCATCCTGCAGGCTCAGGCCCTGGGACCCCATCTGCCAGCCGATGTAGTGCGCGGCCATCTCGGAGTCATTGCGGGTCTTGAACTGCGTGCCCTTGGACTCGAGAAACCGGCGCATGTTGAAGTAATTGGTAAACTGCCCATTATGAACAATGGCCAGCTCCGGATAGTGAGGCGTAACGAAGGGATGGGCCGCGTTGATGTCCTCTGCGCTTTCCGTGGCCAGCCGGACGTGGCCGATGCCGTGTGTGCCGGCTGTGGGGCGAATCTCATGGCGCGCCCTGATGTCCACTGCGTGGCCCTGGTCCTTGTACACGGCAATGCTCTTGCCTATGGAATGGACACACAGCTTCGGATGGGCATTCACGACTGTGTGCAGCAGCGGTATCTCGGCAGCGTCTATGTCCAGGCTTGCTTCATAGAAGGTAAAAATACCCTGGCCCTGGTACACCTTATGTTCGATTTCCCGTGCATGCTGGCTGACGAGATCGCGTAAAATTCCCACGAACTCGGGACTGGGCATGGCGACGCGCAGCTTCACATGGTCGCGTTTTTCGTAAATGGCCACGCCTGTGGCATCCAGGCCCCGGTGCTGCACCAACTGCAGCATGTCCAGTAAATCCGTTCCCAATGTCTGGGAACCTGCGGCTATAATGCCGGCAACTCCGCACATGTTTTTCTCCTTGGGTGGCTGAGACGCTTCTGCGCAGACTGTTTTTTGGCAAAAAGAGTCTGCCCCACTCTTCTGTTGGTCGTTATCCGGTGCGCGAGATCTATGATTCCCTTGCACTGGATTATATGGAAGGCCGCGCTGTAGCCGAAGCAAAGTGAGTACCTTCCATCCAACAAGAGCGTCTTCTACACAGTTGCTGCTTTTGCTGTGGCACAGGACATCCGTTGCATCAGGATGATCCGGTGCACCCGCTTAATTAGAGATGGTACGAGTAATGTTCGAATTCCCAATCCGAGACCCAGCTCCGGTAGAGTTCGATCTCCGCCTCTTTCATGGCCATGAAGTTCTGAACAATCTTCTTCCCCATGGCGTCGCAGAAGTCGGTGTCTCCTTCGAGCTCGCGGAGCGAACGGAAAAGGGAAAGAGGCATGGTCTCAAACCGGTCCGGACTCTCCCGGTACATGTCGCCCTCGAAAGGCTCGCCCGGATCGATCGCGTTGTTGATGCCTTCCAATCCCGCGGCAAGGACGGCCGAGATGGCCAGATACGGATTGGCGGAAGCGCAGCCTGCGCGTACTTCCACGCGCGTTGCCGGGCCGCGTTCGGACGGAACGCGCAGATAGACCGTGCGGTTGTCCAGGCCCCATCCGATGTAGTAGGGAGCAAAACTGTCCAGCTGGAAGCGTTTGTAGGAATTGACGGTGGGGGCAAGAAAAGCAGTGCTTGCCTTGGCATGCTCCATAATACCGCCGATGAAATGGCGCATGGTCTCGGCCATGCCCATGTTGCCGGACGGATCATCGAAGATATTTTTTCCATCGGCGTCGTTCATGGAGAAATGCATGTGGAAGCCACTGCCGCCGGCATCGTTGCGCGGCCGCCCCATGAAGGTGATCAGCAAATTCTCAAGGTGTGCAAGCTCTTTGCAGACATTCTTGAAGGTGAATGTCTGGTCGGCCATCTTCAATGCATCGGAATGCTTCCAGTTGAACTCGTACTGTCCCTGGAAGAACTCATGATTGTAGTAGAGGATATCGTAGCCCATTTCGGAAAGGATCTGCTGCAGCTTGTGCATGAT from Oceanidesulfovibrio marinus includes:
- a CDS encoding FMN-binding glutamate synthase family protein yields the protein MTEQAKNKPAVVKERPHSTWSKEVLSDIRWKAENGTHRIRGCGTPRPFPTFDDITVLPSQLTRMSVDTYREPCETRTTLGGRYCSEPLVVETPILISGMSYGALSKEAKIALAKATQLVGTSINNGEGGLLPEERAESYKQVVQILPSRMGFSLRSIEVADALEIIIGIGAKPGLSGHLMGSKISKEVAAFRQIPEGIDLHSHPRHGDIFGADDLVIKMEQLREVTDNRIPIFLKLAAGRVREDVKIAVKAGVDGVVVDGAQGGTGAAPVVAADNMGIPTLPALVQAARALEEMGVKDEVSLIVSGGIKSGADVAKALALGADAVALGQSVMVAMGCTVCQRCQSGRCAFGIGTQDPELRARLDVDEAAQRVANYIKAMTHEAIILAKAAGKTKLRNLEREDLRSLTLESCAVTGVPLMGTDFTFTEPFGFF
- a CDS encoding glutamate synthase gives rise to the protein MVTLDASALAKRELNKKIKSCMASGEAEILVEHPGSVHNLGTALKGEATITVDGSTGFYTGGFLEGPRLVIKGNTGWYTGDNMLCGEIIVEKNAGSNCAPSTIGGTIVVRGNTGGRAGLGMKGGDLVICGSTGRWCGQMTMGGRIVVLGEVGQGLGESMYRGLIHVRDPQAEEKLGGNVEFHPISEQEAESLNMLFEKYAIDADASEFMSLRPMTSGRHHYTLFNPKIEKAEA
- a CDS encoding glutamine synthetase family protein; amino-acid sequence: MDGAQKSKIKVVSSKGFSQADRAEEANANMQRGVSMQVTEIKDYIQDNGIDSIRVDFSDIHGVNRGKIVPAYRFEEIVEEGITCAQAVSAVMLNNDIAPGSGVADEISYGDMKIVPDITTFSTVPYLDKTIRFIGDPVVDDQPWPFSPRNQLKHILAKYAQLNLRPIVASELEFYVFKTNGAGTCDFYCDKPSNVYTMSPRVDPQNIMHKLQQILSEMGYDILYYNHEFFQGQYEFNWKHSDALKMADQTFTFKNVCKELAHLENLLITFMGRPRNDAGGSGFHMHFSMNDADGKNIFDDPSGNMGMAETMRHFIGGIMEHAKASTAFLAPTVNSYKRFQLDSFAPYYIGWGLDNRTVYLRVPSERGPATRVEVRAGCASANPYLAISAVLAAGLEGINNAIDPGEPFEGDMYRESPDRFETMPLSLFRSLRELEGDTDFCDAMGKKIVQNFMAMKEAEIELYRSWVSDWEFEHYSYHL